From Halapricum desulfuricans, a single genomic window includes:
- the cooS gene encoding anaerobic carbon-monoxide dehydrogenase catalytic subunit, whose product MGDPPEPVIDLGDAGDPDRTVEAQREIDYEMPADRLDEQQPQCPFGQAGSCCDICYMGPCRVSDDDQYGDDRGVCGATPGTVVSRNLYREIGAGVSSHSHHARESVELLAEIAEEEAGDFEIKDEQKLRSIAEDIGLEADGDVNEVAKAVADAAMDDFGPGGETLNWLERMPDSQREVLDEQGLLPLSSVDQQAARALAQTHKGNDSDTGHILKSALEAGVADGYAGLTMATDLQDVIFGTPSPTDATAHLGVLEEDQVNLAVHGHSPQLSEMVVKAAEELEDEAREVGADGINLVGICCTGNELAERHGIPMAAHSLQSELAVTTGALDAMVVDIQCIWPGISDLIECHHTRLITTVDYVRMEEATHIPFDEETAMEDAKKLVREAIEGYQDRKRRQKYEVNIPDRTQEAMVGFSDSAILGVLESIDPENPAQPIVDAIQAGQLRGIVGIVGCPNPKMREANMTEKLIENLLAADVLPVVTGCIGHIMAQGGYLDPDRVDELAGDGLQELLYTLGDAAGLDGPLPPVLHMGSCVDNSRIGNVIRAISEGSGIPVQDLPVAASAPELIAEKAVSIGTWALALGLPLHTAPALRIEASEVVTETLTEDLKDITGGYLIQDGTPDGAAEQLIDALDERRAPLVDADIEAEAGTAD is encoded by the coding sequence ATGGGAGATCCCCCAGAACCCGTCATCGATCTCGGTGATGCGGGCGATCCGGACAGAACGGTCGAGGCACAGCGCGAGATCGACTACGAGATGCCGGCCGACAGGCTCGACGAACAACAGCCCCAGTGTCCGTTCGGCCAGGCCGGGAGCTGCTGTGACATCTGTTATATGGGGCCGTGTCGGGTAAGCGACGACGACCAGTACGGGGACGACCGCGGGGTCTGCGGGGCGACGCCCGGAACGGTCGTCTCGCGCAACCTCTATCGCGAGATCGGCGCCGGCGTGTCCTCTCATTCCCACCACGCCCGCGAATCGGTGGAGTTGCTCGCGGAGATCGCCGAGGAGGAGGCCGGGGACTTCGAGATCAAAGACGAGCAGAAGCTTCGATCGATCGCCGAAGACATCGGACTCGAGGCCGACGGGGACGTCAACGAGGTCGCGAAAGCCGTCGCCGACGCGGCGATGGACGACTTCGGCCCCGGCGGGGAGACGCTCAACTGGCTCGAACGGATGCCGGACAGCCAGCGCGAGGTGCTCGACGAGCAAGGGCTGCTCCCGCTGAGCAGCGTCGATCAGCAGGCCGCCCGGGCGCTCGCACAGACCCACAAGGGCAACGACTCGGACACGGGGCACATCCTGAAGAGCGCACTCGAAGCCGGGGTGGCCGACGGCTACGCCGGGTTGACGATGGCAACCGACCTCCAGGACGTCATCTTCGGGACGCCGTCGCCGACCGACGCGACGGCACACCTCGGCGTGCTCGAGGAGGACCAGGTCAACCTCGCGGTCCACGGCCACTCCCCACAGCTCAGCGAGATGGTCGTGAAAGCCGCCGAGGAACTGGAAGACGAGGCCCGCGAGGTCGGCGCGGACGGGATCAACCTCGTCGGGATCTGCTGTACCGGGAACGAACTGGCCGAACGCCACGGCATCCCGATGGCGGCACACAGCCTCCAGTCGGAGCTAGCGGTCACGACCGGGGCGCTCGACGCGATGGTCGTGGACATCCAGTGCATCTGGCCGGGCATCTCCGACCTCATCGAGTGCCACCACACGCGGCTCATCACCACCGTCGACTACGTCCGCATGGAGGAGGCGACGCACATCCCGTTCGACGAGGAGACGGCGATGGAAGACGCCAAGAAGCTGGTTCGGGAAGCGATCGAGGGCTATCAGGACCGCAAGCGCCGCCAGAAGTACGAGGTGAACATCCCCGACCGCACCCAGGAGGCGATGGTCGGGTTCTCCGACAGCGCGATCCTCGGCGTGCTCGAATCGATCGACCCCGAGAACCCCGCCCAGCCGATCGTCGACGCGATCCAGGCGGGCCAGTTGCGCGGGATCGTCGGGATCGTCGGCTGTCCCAACCCCAAGATGCGGGAGGCCAACATGACCGAGAAGCTCATCGAGAACTTGCTCGCCGCGGACGTGTTGCCGGTCGTGACGGGGTGTATCGGCCACATCATGGCCCAGGGCGGCTACCTGGACCCCGACAGGGTCGACGAACTCGCCGGCGACGGGCTCCAGGAACTGCTGTACACGCTCGGTGACGCGGCCGGGCTCGACGGGCCGCTCCCTCCTGTGTTGCACATGGGTTCCTGCGTGGACAACTCTCGGATCGGCAACGTCATCCGCGCGATCTCGGAGGGGAGCGGGATCCCGGTCCAGGACCTGCCGGTCGCCGCGAGCGCGCCCGAGCTGATCGCCGAAAAGGCAGTCAGCATCGGTACCTGGGCGCTCGCGCTCGGACTGCCGCTGCACACCGCGCCCGCTCTCCGGATCGAAGCCAGCGAGGTCGTCACCGAGACGCTCACCGAAGACCTCAAGGACATCACGGGCGGGTACCTGATCCAGGACGGAACGCCGGACGGAGCAGCGGAGCAACTCATCGACGCGCTCGACGAGCGGCGAGCGCCGCTAGTCGATGCAGACATCGAGGCGGAGGCTGGCACGGCGGACTAA
- a CDS encoding AAA family ATPase, with protein sequence MKVAITGKGGVGKSTLSAAVAREIADERRMIAIDGDPDMNLASALGIDQPDPITQETDLIEDRAGSSGGLIQLRPEVTDVLESKSVAFGERGRLVTIGPPEAGGTGCMCPENNFIRSLVNQALDYDDVVMDMEAGIEHLGRGTADDVDAMIVVVEPSQASIETAHQIQTLADDIGIDATYAFLNKVRDESEAELIEDQLALPIVETFGYDDDIASAGLEGVSPVEASPALRATARDVLDSVVADIE encoded by the coding sequence ATGAAAGTCGCAATCACCGGAAAAGGAGGCGTCGGCAAATCGACACTCTCGGCGGCGGTCGCACGGGAGATCGCGGACGAACGGCGGATGATCGCGATCGACGGCGATCCCGACATGAACCTCGCGAGCGCGCTCGGGATCGACCAGCCCGATCCGATCACACAGGAGACGGACCTCATCGAGGATCGAGCCGGTTCGTCCGGCGGACTGATCCAGCTCCGCCCGGAGGTCACGGACGTGCTCGAATCAAAGTCCGTCGCGTTCGGCGAGCGCGGCCGGCTCGTCACTATCGGCCCGCCGGAAGCCGGCGGGACCGGGTGCATGTGCCCGGAGAACAACTTCATCCGCTCGCTCGTCAATCAGGCGCTGGATTACGACGACGTCGTCATGGACATGGAAGCCGGGATCGAGCACCTCGGCCGGGGGACCGCCGACGACGTGGACGCGATGATCGTCGTCGTCGAGCCCTCGCAGGCGTCGATCGAGACGGCCCACCAGATACAGACGCTGGCGGATGACATCGGCATCGACGCCACCTACGCGTTCCTCAACAAGGTCCGCGACGAGAGCGAGGCCGAGCTGATCGAGGACCAACTCGCGCTGCCGATCGTCGAGACGTTCGGCTACGACGACGACATCGCCAGCGCCGGCCTGGAAGGCGTCTCGCCGGTCGAGGCGAGTCCCGCACTGCGGGCGACGGCCCGAGACGTACTCGATTCGGTCGTCGCCGACATCGAGTGA
- a CDS encoding glycosyltransferase family 4 protein codes for MRVAFVSMETTHHDDRPGTRRFERLARLLAERGHDVTVFCARSWEDDRETVTDSDVVYHGVTDSPAPTSFALGLPWALARFDPDVIHALPTPASQVVAASVGGSLSRAPLLVEFFGDTDPSGSRWAGRALSAPARIVAPSEMVRTELRESGVADDRLRTLPESIDMDRIRAVDPADDVDVVFAHPLDETANVKSLLLGLAELRDRDWSATIIGDGPARGAYESEAEDLRIDDRVEFVGERPLSERLAVYRSAHVFVQTAYREQFATELLWALAAGCVGIVEYQAESSAHELVENHRRGFRVTTPQQLADAITDAGEFEHLTVDDDWDAYDHDAVISSYLDLYRDVRDEYGLV; via the coding sequence ATGCGCGTCGCGTTCGTCTCGATGGAGACGACCCATCACGACGACAGGCCGGGCACCCGTCGGTTCGAACGGCTCGCCCGCCTGCTTGCCGAACGCGGCCACGACGTGACCGTCTTCTGCGCCCGATCTTGGGAGGATGACCGCGAGACGGTGACCGATTCCGATGTCGTCTATCACGGCGTGACCGACTCGCCGGCGCCGACGTCGTTCGCGCTTGGGCTTCCCTGGGCGCTGGCCCGGTTCGACCCTGACGTGATCCACGCGTTGCCCACACCCGCCTCGCAGGTCGTCGCCGCGAGCGTCGGGGGGTCGCTTTCGCGTGCGCCGCTTCTCGTCGAGTTCTTCGGCGACACCGACCCGTCGGGATCGCGCTGGGCCGGCAGGGCGCTCTCGGCGCCCGCCCGGATCGTCGCTCCCTCCGAGATGGTCCGCACCGAGCTTCGCGAGTCCGGCGTCGCGGACGACCGTCTGCGGACCCTGCCCGAGAGCATCGACATGGACCGGATCCGGGCGGTCGATCCCGCCGACGACGTCGATGTCGTTTTCGCCCATCCGCTCGACGAGACGGCGAACGTCAAGAGCCTCCTGCTGGGGCTCGCGGAGCTGCGCGACCGGGACTGGTCGGCGACGATTATCGGCGACGGCCCCGCCCGCGGGGCCTACGAATCCGAAGCCGAAGACCTGCGCATCGACGACCGCGTCGAGTTCGTCGGCGAGCGGCCACTCTCGGAACGGCTGGCCGTCTATCGGAGCGCGCACGTCTTCGTCCAGACCGCCTACCGGGAACAGTTCGCCACCGAACTCCTGTGGGCGCTCGCCGCCGGCTGTGTCGGCATCGTCGAGTACCAGGCCGAATCGAGCGCCCACGAACTGGTTGAGAACCACCGTCGGGGCTTCCGGGTGACGACGCCCCAGCAGCTCGCCGACGCGATCACCGACGCCGGCGAGTTCGAGCACCTGACTGTCGACGACGACTGGGACGCGTACGACCACGACGCCGTCATCAGCTCGTATCTGGATCTGTATCGGGACGTCCGGGACGAATACGGACTGGTGTAA
- a CDS encoding ATP-binding protein, with protein sequence MVFGLAPTLDPLFVAYVLVFVAAAVASFASVAATSRIEDPDTRRGLAALLLTTGGWATAHVGFLLAPTVELSLGFYTVGLIVGLAAVGPWLYFTSAYTGRTLHHDRRLRTGLLAIFLVIVAVKVTNPYHYLYYEPALVAQPFPHIAVRHQLFHWLVMGLSYGLSMIGYFMLYERFRQVSYDTRPLFALASVTILPVVLDVVGFATPHLIDITYEPIGVALFAVGLLFVYFYRFQAVQATGDRDEPTILLDQRDRIREYNDGAEGLFPCLRAGTALGEPLWSTLPDVADALAADAPTIALDRPGGVEYYHVSERDFAVDQPQLGRLVVLRDVTEREQYRRELERQNDRLESFASMVSHDLRNPLSVAMARLELARDDRDDENLETTADALERMERLIDDVLALARHGQPIDEPTTVDLSTIAQSAWMMVDAPDADLEIEETRLLAADADRLQQLLENLFRNAVEHGRSDADASLTVRVGPLSEGFYVEDDGRGIPADDREAVLESGYSTATHGTGFGLAIVSEIATAHGWSIAVTESDEGGARFEIRGVEPE encoded by the coding sequence GTGGTATTCGGACTCGCGCCGACGCTCGATCCGCTGTTCGTCGCCTACGTTCTCGTCTTCGTGGCTGCCGCGGTCGCCAGTTTCGCCAGCGTCGCCGCGACATCGCGGATCGAAGACCCCGACACGCGCCGCGGGCTCGCGGCGCTGTTGCTCACGACCGGCGGGTGGGCAACTGCACACGTCGGATTCCTGCTCGCGCCGACGGTCGAGCTTTCGCTCGGGTTCTACACCGTCGGTCTGATCGTCGGGCTGGCCGCAGTCGGACCGTGGCTGTACTTCACGTCGGCGTACACTGGCCGCACGCTTCATCACGACCGGCGGCTCCGCACCGGACTGCTCGCGATCTTTCTGGTGATCGTCGCCGTGAAGGTGACCAATCCGTACCATTACCTCTACTACGAACCGGCCCTCGTCGCCCAGCCGTTCCCGCATATCGCTGTCCGCCACCAGCTGTTTCACTGGCTGGTGATGGGACTGTCCTACGGCCTGTCGATGATCGGATACTTCATGCTCTACGAGCGGTTCCGGCAGGTCAGCTACGACACCCGACCGTTGTTCGCGCTCGCCAGCGTGACGATCCTACCGGTCGTCCTCGACGTCGTTGGCTTCGCCACGCCACATCTCATCGACATCACGTACGAACCGATCGGCGTGGCGCTTTTCGCCGTCGGGTTGCTGTTCGTCTACTTCTACCGGTTTCAGGCCGTCCAGGCGACCGGCGACCGCGACGAGCCGACGATCCTGCTCGACCAGCGCGACCGGATCCGCGAGTACAACGACGGCGCGGAGGGGCTGTTCCCGTGCCTGCGGGCCGGTACGGCACTCGGCGAACCGCTGTGGTCGACGCTGCCCGACGTAGCCGACGCGCTCGCTGCGGACGCGCCAACGATCGCGCTGGACCGGCCGGGCGGCGTCGAGTACTATCACGTCTCCGAGCGGGACTTCGCCGTCGATCAACCCCAGCTCGGCCGGCTGGTCGTCCTGCGAGACGTCACCGAACGCGAGCAGTATCGCCGGGAGCTCGAACGCCAGAACGACCGGCTGGAGTCGTTCGCGAGCATGGTCAGCCACGACCTGCGCAACCCGCTGAGCGTGGCGATGGCCCGGCTCGAACTGGCTCGCGACGATCGCGACGACGAGAACCTGGAGACGACCGCTGACGCCCTCGAACGGATGGAACGTCTCATCGACGACGTGCTCGCGCTGGCTCGCCACGGTCAGCCCATCGACGAGCCGACGACCGTGGACCTCTCGACGATCGCCCAGTCGGCCTGGATGATGGTCGATGCGCCCGATGCGGACCTCGAAATCGAGGAGACCCGTCTGCTCGCCGCCGACGCCGACCGACTCCAGCAACTGCTCGAAAACCTGTTTCGCAACGCCGTGGAGCATGGCCGATCCGACGCGGACGCGTCGCTCACCGTTCGGGTCGGTCCGCTCTCGGAGGGATTCTACGTCGAGGACGACGGGCGGGGAATCCCGGCAGACGACCGCGAGGCGGTCCTCGAGAGCGGCTACTCGACGGCGACACACGGAACCGGGTTCGGGCTGGCGATCGTCAGCGAGATCGCCACCGCCCACGGCTGGTCGATCGCCGTCACCGAGAGCGACGAGGGCGGCGCACGGTTCGAGATCCGCGGCGTCGAACCCGAGTGA
- a CDS encoding DUF7089 family protein, with amino-acid sequence MFTERSLPEAVEQVRAVHAPDAVVLDVERDFETLPPASAEQLGLVADALEPASYPRSWLPADAPDLLVEYASDTFTVGAPGDGGVAWTRQTDPPVVLVKPRLSGSPDSFVRFLVAEALVQIGLGVPEQFLGFFEDRYRAFAAAVSDRLDPVDTYQLSAALYEGYLGLHTRPVFADWADDRPQLHDAWVDAGQRLQPRLSSLDSDIASGRTAFGDGAELACSAIKHDLELPTPFGALNTDAYREHGPDYALTWAEKTLG; translated from the coding sequence ATGTTCACCGAACGATCGCTGCCTGAGGCCGTCGAGCAGGTCCGGGCCGTACACGCGCCGGACGCGGTCGTGCTCGATGTCGAACGGGACTTCGAGACGTTACCGCCCGCAAGCGCCGAACAGCTCGGGCTCGTCGCCGACGCCCTGGAGCCGGCGAGCTATCCCCGGTCGTGGCTCCCGGCGGACGCCCCGGACCTGCTCGTCGAATACGCCAGCGACACGTTCACCGTCGGCGCACCCGGGGACGGCGGCGTCGCCTGGACGCGCCAGACCGACCCGCCCGTCGTGCTCGTCAAGCCGCGGCTGTCGGGCTCGCCCGATTCGTTCGTTCGATTCCTTGTCGCCGAAGCGCTGGTCCAGATCGGGCTCGGCGTCCCCGAACAGTTCCTCGGGTTCTTCGAGGACCGCTACCGGGCGTTCGCCGCGGCCGTCTCCGACCGGCTCGATCCCGTCGATACCTACCAGCTCTCGGCCGCGCTCTACGAGGGGTATCTCGGGTTGCACACTCGGCCCGTGTTCGCCGACTGGGCCGACGATCGACCGCAGTTGCACGACGCCTGGGTCGACGCCGGACAGCGCCTGCAGCCACGGCTGTCCTCGCTGGATTCGGACATCGCAAGCGGCCGGACCGCCTTCGGCGACGGCGCCGAACTGGCCTGCAGCGCTATCAAACACGACCTCGAACTGCCGACGCCGTTCGGCGCGCTGAACACCGACGCCTACCGCGAGCACGGTCCCGACTACGCGCTGACGTGGGCCGAGAAGACGCTCGGCTGA
- a CDS encoding transcription initiation factor IIB, translating into MQTSGRRTCPECRGTLRTGEQETVCTECGLVVEADRLDRGPEWRAFDDETRERTGAPLTPARHDMGLSTEIGHDAGVSAGKRRRLTRMRTQHRRASAPSKVARNRREGFGEIWRMTGRLSLPDAIRDRACVLFTSAQEDDLLRGRSIEGIATAAVYAICRIAGISRTLAEVAAVSRVDRGRLKNCYGVLNRAFELETGPIDPAEYLPRFATELGLEADVERRARQLAARATDEGIAAGRNPAGVAGACLYTAAIEADCSLTQREAADVAGVAPATLRETYHRLR; encoded by the coding sequence ATGCAAACTAGCGGAAGACGGACGTGCCCGGAGTGTCGGGGAACCCTTCGGACGGGAGAACAGGAGACGGTCTGTACTGAGTGTGGCCTCGTCGTTGAGGCCGATCGACTCGACCGCGGGCCGGAGTGGCGCGCCTTCGACGACGAGACCCGCGAGCGGACCGGCGCGCCGCTGACGCCGGCACGCCACGACATGGGCCTGTCGACCGAGATCGGCCACGACGCCGGCGTCTCGGCCGGGAAACGGCGCCGACTCACGCGGATGCGCACCCAGCACCGCCGGGCGAGCGCACCCTCGAAAGTCGCCCGCAACCGACGCGAAGGGTTCGGCGAGATCTGGCGGATGACCGGCCGCCTCTCCCTGCCGGATGCGATCCGGGACCGGGCGTGCGTCCTCTTCACGAGCGCCCAGGAGGACGACCTGCTTCGCGGACGGTCGATCGAGGGGATCGCGACGGCCGCGGTGTACGCGATCTGTCGCATTGCGGGCATCTCTCGGACGCTGGCGGAGGTCGCTGCCGTCTCGCGGGTCGACCGCGGCCGGCTCAAGAACTGCTATGGGGTGCTCAACCGCGCGTTCGAACTCGAGACCGGCCCGATCGATCCCGCGGAGTACCTCCCGCGGTTCGCGACCGAACTCGGTCTCGAGGCCGATGTCGAACGCCGGGCGCGCCAGTTGGCCGCCCGCGCTACAGACGAGGGCATCGCCGCCGGGCGCAATCCGGCCGGCGTGGCGGGCGCCTGTCTGTACACCGCGGCAATCGAGGCCGACTGTTCGCTCACCCAGCGCGAAGCTGCCGACGTTGCCGGTGTCGCTCCGGCGACACTCAGGGAGACCTACCACCGACTCCGGTGA
- a CDS encoding HIT family protein, which translates to MSDDCIFCRIVDGEIPSRTVYEDDAALAFLDANPLTMGHTLVVPKDHYERLDDIPAAEATDFYGALHEVVPAVEDALDVPATTVAVNNGEAAGQEVPHVHAHVVPRSADDGAGPIHALFDARPDPSDAELDDVAESIADRL; encoded by the coding sequence ATGAGCGACGATTGCATTTTCTGCCGTATCGTCGACGGCGAGATCCCGAGCCGAACCGTCTACGAGGACGACGCCGCGCTGGCGTTTCTCGACGCCAACCCGCTGACGATGGGTCACACGCTGGTCGTCCCGAAAGACCACTACGAGCGTCTCGACGACATTCCCGCTGCGGAGGCGACTGACTTCTACGGGGCGCTCCACGAGGTCGTCCCCGCGGTCGAGGACGCTCTCGACGTGCCCGCCACGACCGTCGCGGTCAACAACGGCGAGGCCGCCGGCCAGGAGGTCCCGCACGTCCACGCCCACGTCGTCCCGCGGTCGGCGGACGACGGCGCCGGCCCGATCCACGCGCTGTTCGACGCCCGGCCGGACCCCTCCGACGCCGAACTCGACGACGTAGCCGAGTCGATTGCCGACCGGCTCTGA
- a CDS encoding TrmB family transcriptional regulator — translation MNKSKLTTVLEDAGLSPYQAEAYVTVLELGSASATDVAEESDVPDPRIYDVLRDLEQRGYVETYEQDSLHARAYSPESVLEDLRERADRFEDAAEEIEDRWEAPTMDSHTVSFVKRIDTVLDKAEAKIRAAENQVLVAVSQSQYVRLRDALKDARERGVHVRLAMYAEEDSPHSLPSESELREVATEARYRSIPMPLIALIDRTATCFAPHDLSTNRYGIIVEDRTHAYVFHWFFMAGLWESTEPLFTDDDDSLPRTYVNIRNCIRDIAPLLEDGATIAATVQGLDVDSGTEVTLEGDIVDIDYPSLENVGRDPLFSYLGGQATITVETDDGPIAVGGWGAVIEDFEATRIVIEDVSYD, via the coding sequence ATGAATAAATCGAAGCTTACAACAGTACTCGAAGACGCCGGCCTCTCGCCGTATCAGGCGGAGGCGTACGTGACAGTACTGGAGCTGGGGTCCGCGTCGGCGACCGACGTCGCCGAGGAGAGCGACGTCCCGGACCCACGGATTTACGACGTACTCCGGGATCTGGAACAACGCGGCTACGTCGAGACCTACGAGCAGGACAGCCTCCACGCCAGGGCGTACAGCCCCGAATCGGTCCTCGAGGACCTCCGCGAACGCGCCGATCGATTCGAGGACGCGGCAGAGGAGATCGAGGACCGCTGGGAAGCACCGACGATGGACTCGCATACGGTGAGTTTCGTCAAGCGGATCGACACGGTCCTCGACAAGGCGGAAGCGAAGATCCGTGCGGCGGAAAACCAGGTCCTGGTCGCTGTCAGCCAGAGTCAGTACGTCCGACTTCGGGACGCCCTGAAGGACGCACGCGAGCGCGGTGTGCACGTGCGACTGGCGATGTACGCCGAGGAGGACTCGCCGCATTCGCTCCCGTCGGAATCGGAACTGCGGGAGGTCGCGACGGAAGCCCGGTACCGGTCGATCCCGATGCCGCTGATCGCGCTCATCGACCGGACCGCGACCTGCTTCGCCCCGCACGACCTCTCGACGAACCGCTACGGGATCATCGTCGAGGATCGGACGCACGCCTATGTCTTCCACTGGTTCTTCATGGCCGGTCTCTGGGAGTCGACGGAGCCGTTGTTCACCGACGACGACGACTCGTTGCCCCGGACGTACGTGAACATCCGCAACTGCATTCGTGACATCGCACCGCTGCTCGAGGACGGAGCGACGATCGCTGCCACCGTGCAAGGTCTCGACGTCGATTCGGGCACCGAGGTCACCCTCGAAGGAGACATTGTCGACATCGATTACCCCAGCCTCGAAAACGTCGGCCGCGATCCCCTGTTCTCGTACCTCGGCGGCCAGGCCACGATCACCGTCGAGACCGACGACGGACCGATCGCCGTCGGTGGCTGGGGCGCTGTCATCGAGGACTTCGAGGCGACCCGGATCGTCATCGAGGACGTCAGTTACGATTGA
- a CDS encoding aldo/keto reductase — MSSDTVPHTTLGSTGLEVSELALGCMNFGSEAEWMIDDREKSREIIHRALDLGINFLDTANVYSTGESEEIVGEAIANYRRDELVIATKVFGEMHDGPNGQGLSRKHIIDQAHASLDRLGVDYIDLYQIHRWDENTPIEETLSALTHLVDEGLVRYIGASTMAGWQFSKALYTADIEGYERFVSMQPEYNAVDRHEEANLLPICAEEDIGVVPWSPLAGGFLTGKYDRDNEPSGDTRAATDEYTSNRFTDENWAVLEEIRSIADERDATPAQISLAWLLAQDVVTAPIIGPRRIDHLEENVAAVDISLTDAEVERIAQPKFPQWPQEGKDR; from the coding sequence ATGTCGAGTGATACAGTACCACATACAACACTCGGATCGACCGGGTTGGAGGTGTCCGAGCTGGCGCTCGGGTGCATGAACTTCGGGAGCGAGGCCGAGTGGATGATCGACGACCGTGAGAAGAGTCGCGAGATCATCCATCGAGCGCTCGATCTCGGGATCAACTTCCTGGATACCGCGAACGTCTACTCCACCGGCGAGAGCGAGGAGATCGTCGGCGAGGCGATCGCCAACTATCGCCGGGACGAACTGGTGATCGCCACCAAGGTCTTCGGCGAGATGCACGACGGGCCGAACGGGCAGGGGCTGTCTCGCAAACACATCATCGACCAGGCCCATGCCAGTCTCGATCGGCTTGGCGTCGACTACATCGACCTCTACCAGATCCACCGCTGGGACGAGAACACGCCGATCGAGGAGACGCTGTCGGCGCTGACCCATCTCGTCGACGAGGGGCTGGTCCGCTATATCGGTGCCTCGACGATGGCCGGCTGGCAGTTCTCGAAGGCGCTGTACACCGCCGATATCGAGGGCTACGAGCGGTTCGTCTCGATGCAACCGGAGTACAACGCCGTCGACCGCCACGAGGAGGCGAACCTCCTGCCGATCTGCGCCGAGGAGGATATCGGCGTCGTCCCGTGGTCGCCGCTCGCGGGCGGGTTCCTCACTGGCAAGTACGACCGCGACAACGAACCATCCGGGGACACCAGGGCTGCGACCGACGAGTACACGTCGAACCGATTCACCGACGAGAACTGGGCCGTTCTCGAGGAGATCCGGTCGATCGCCGACGAACGGGACGCCACCCCGGCGCAGATCAGCCTCGCCTGGCTGCTGGCACAGGACGTGGTGACCGCCCCGATTATCGGGCCGCGGCGGATCGACCACCTCGAAGAGAACGTCGCGGCAGTCGACATCTCGCTGACTGACGCGGAGGTCGAGCGAATCGCCCAACCGAAGTTCCCGCAATGGCCACAGGAGGGCAAAGACAGGTGA